A stretch of Clostridium formicaceticum DNA encodes these proteins:
- a CDS encoding IS30 family transposase: MKRENFERNHKNLTFDERFYIEGCLQEGLNFTEIAVLLKRNRKTIAREIKNRRFAKCKDPKLKKSKCAYLKTCSITNFCNNSYCKRDVPCSKCKMRTCSQYCDNYVPGTCPKLLKPPYVCNGCAYPRTCGYDKMYYRASYADDTYHDAMSVSRKGIDLSPEELYELDNLISPLLLKGQSIAHVYATHADEIKCSKRTLYNYVDQGILRVRNIDLPRKVRYKPRKKKQKTVKINQEYRVGRTYEEFLAFTEKNPELNVVEMDVVEGQKGGKALLTLLFRNCNLMLIFLIDSASQECVINVFNHLREVVGTEGFKRSFPVILTDNGSEFKDPWSIEQDTYSDTRTRVFYCDPHKAYQKARLEKNHEFIRYILPNCTLSF, translated from the coding sequence ATGAAAAGAGAAAACTTTGAACGCAACCATAAAAATCTTACCTTTGATGAACGATTTTATATCGAAGGATGTCTTCAAGAAGGGCTAAATTTTACTGAAATTGCAGTTTTATTGAAACGTAATAGAAAAACAATAGCTAGGGAAATAAAAAACCGAAGATTCGCTAAGTGCAAAGACCCAAAGCTGAAAAAGAGCAAGTGTGCTTATTTAAAGACATGCAGTATAACAAACTTTTGTAATAATAGCTATTGTAAAAGAGATGTCCCATGTTCTAAATGCAAAATGCGTACTTGTTCACAGTATTGCGATAACTATGTCCCTGGGACTTGTCCTAAGCTTTTAAAGCCACCTTATGTTTGTAACGGATGTGCTTATCCTAGAACCTGTGGTTACGACAAGATGTATTATCGGGCTAGTTATGCAGATGACACCTATCATGATGCCATGTCTGTGTCAAGAAAGGGTATTGATTTATCACCTGAAGAGCTTTATGAGCTGGATAATCTTATATCACCCTTACTTCTTAAAGGACAGTCTATTGCACATGTTTATGCTACACATGCTGATGAAATTAAATGTTCTAAACGTACTCTATACAATTATGTAGATCAAGGTATCCTTAGGGTTCGAAACATTGATTTACCTAGAAAAGTACGTTACAAGCCAAGGAAGAAAAAGCAAAAGACAGTAAAGATTAACCAAGAGTACCGAGTTGGCCGTACTTATGAAGAATTTCTTGCTTTTACAGAAAAAAATCCTGAACTAAATGTAGTAGAGATGGATGTTGTAGAAGGGCAAAAAGGCGGCAAAGCATTGCTTACGCTTTTATTTAGGAACTGTAACCTGATGCTCATATTCCTAATAGATTCGGCATCACAAGAATGTGTAATCAATGTCTTTAATCACCTAAGGGAGGTTGTAGGGACGGAGGGATTTAAAAGATCATTTCCTGTTATTCTAACTGACAATGGTTCAGAATTTAAAGACCCTTGGTCCATAGAGCAGGATACTTATTCAGATACAAGAACTAGAGTATTTTATTGTGATCCCCATAAGGCCTACCAAAAGGCTAGACTGGAAAAAAATCATGAATTCATACGTTACATTCTGCCTAATTGTACATTATCTTTTTAA
- a CDS encoding nickel-dependent hydrogenase large subunit: MGSKITINPITRISGFLEIQVEVEKNQIINARSSGMLFRGFEKMLRGRPPLDAIYFTERICGICSTAHSMGSTLALEDILDIRPNENDKMIRDFMHGCEFLQNHLRHFYQYTFPDFVRGPEIQPLYNATHNDYRLPEKLNRELSRSYLESLEYSRLAHEMLAVLGGKAPHTHGIFVGGVTVNLDAAKWIKVKSILASIKEFVVGRMIPDVYTIAEYYPDYFENGVGYKNLMTYGIFDTYVEKDLFYVASQVFINGELQGFNPEKITENIYRAWYEAREIEQRPTELTVEENVYKEKAYSWIKAPRYEGYPMEVGPLARMWLSGDYSNGISTMDRTIARVLEVRKIIGIMEGLLKGMELKPTQQGRYTFLGEARGKGLTDTTRGALGHWVATENASIQNYEIITPSSWNLSPEDLEGVKGVVEKALIGTTIEDMKNPVEIGRIVRSFDPCVSCATHVLSDGYSPIQIRIV; encoded by the coding sequence ATGGGAAGTAAAATTACTATCAACCCCATTACCCGAATAAGTGGATTTTTAGAAATCCAAGTAGAGGTTGAAAAAAATCAAATTATCAATGCCAGAAGTAGTGGTATGCTCTTTAGAGGCTTTGAAAAAATGCTAAGGGGAAGACCCCCTTTGGATGCCATCTATTTTACAGAAAGAATTTGTGGCATTTGCTCTACTGCCCATTCTATGGGATCTACTTTAGCCTTAGAAGATATATTAGACATCCGCCCCAATGAAAATGACAAGATGATTAGGGACTTTATGCATGGTTGTGAATTTCTTCAAAACCATTTAAGGCATTTCTACCAATACACCTTTCCAGACTTTGTACGGGGTCCAGAGATTCAACCTTTATACAATGCTACTCATAATGATTATAGACTACCAGAAAAATTGAATAGAGAGTTATCTAGGAGCTATTTAGAATCTCTTGAGTATAGTCGTTTAGCCCATGAAATGTTGGCTGTACTGGGAGGCAAAGCCCCCCACACCCATGGCATATTTGTAGGAGGTGTAACAGTAAACCTAGATGCGGCTAAATGGATTAAGGTCAAATCCATATTAGCTTCTATTAAAGAATTTGTGGTAGGACGAATGATCCCCGATGTCTATACCATTGCAGAATATTACCCTGATTATTTTGAAAATGGGGTAGGATATAAAAATCTCATGACCTATGGGATATTTGATACTTATGTAGAAAAAGACCTATTTTATGTAGCATCTCAGGTCTTCATCAATGGAGAGCTACAGGGGTTTAATCCTGAAAAAATAACTGAAAACATATATCGAGCTTGGTATGAGGCAAGGGAAATAGAACAAAGACCCACAGAGCTAACGGTAGAAGAAAATGTGTATAAAGAAAAAGCCTATAGTTGGATTAAAGCCCCACGGTATGAGGGATATCCCATGGAGGTCGGTCCCCTTGCGCGGATGTGGCTAAGTGGTGACTATAGCAATGGCATTTCAACGATGGACCGAACCATTGCTAGAGTGCTAGAGGTAAGAAAAATCATCGGAATCATGGAAGGTCTTTTGAAAGGGATGGAGCTTAAGCCCACCCAACAGGGGAGATATACGTTTTTAGGCGAAGCTAGGGGTAAGGGACTTACCGACACTACTAGAGGAGCGCTAGGTCACTGGGTCGCCACTGAAAATGCAAGTATTCAAAACTATGAGATTATTACTCCTAGTTCGTGGAATCTATCCCCAGAGGATTTGGAAGGGGTTAAAGGAGTAGTAGAAAAAGCATTGATTGGAACAACCATAGAAGATATGAAAAACCCTGTGGAAATAGGAAGAATTGTTAGATCCTTTGATCCCTGCGTTTCCTGTGCCACCCATGTACTAAGTGATGGCTATTCCCCGATACAGATTAGGATTGTATAA
- a CDS encoding cytochrome b5 domain-containing protein, which translates to MLITQHKIYRIKNYGGDEVKANCWYYKEICLIYHNIQYYQQMIILSTDPYQRMFYEGLLNNEVRHLNYWQGYAQQPNYPSNQESESTLSNQREFTLEELTQYDGSGGRPAYVAVNRIVYDVSLEATWGGGTHFSLYAGRDLTGAFMGCHGGRPEFLRNLPQVGVLKS; encoded by the coding sequence TTGCTAATTACTCAACATAAAATTTATAGAATCAAGAATTATGGAGGAGATGAAGTGAAGGCCAATTGTTGGTACTATAAAGAAATATGCCTCATTTATCACAATATACAATATTATCAGCAGATGATTATATTAAGCACAGATCCCTATCAAAGGATGTTTTATGAAGGTCTATTAAATAACGAAGTAAGACATCTGAATTATTGGCAAGGGTATGCTCAACAGCCTAATTATCCAAGTAATCAGGAAAGTGAAAGTACGTTATCCAATCAAAGAGAATTCACCCTTGAAGAGTTGACTCAGTATGATGGCTCTGGCGGGAGGCCTGCCTATGTTGCAGTAAATAGAATTGTCTACGATGTAAGCTTAGAAGCAACCTGGGGAGGAGGCACCCATTTTAGCTTGTATGCAGGAAGGGATTTAACTGGAGCTTTTATGGGATGTCATGGCGGTAGACCTGAGTTTTTAAGAAACTTACCACAAGTAGGGGTGTTAAAGTCATAG
- a CDS encoding hydrogenase maturation protease, producing MVVKCIGIGNRIMGDDGIGIRVAEELSSRLKHIGIEVIVGEVDIDYTLSKIEDGDFLFIIDAMYLNVKPGIVTFTPIIKSITQHLQAYSQHQPNLIHLLKTYGKSVEGFIIGIEVEEIDFNLELSNTLQTRLPHICEEVYQFIYQNIRRV from the coding sequence ATGGTTGTAAAATGTATTGGGATTGGCAATCGGATCATGGGGGATGATGGCATAGGAATCAGGGTAGCAGAGGAACTTTCATCACGGTTGAAACATATAGGCATAGAAGTAATAGTGGGTGAGGTAGATATTGATTATACCTTAAGCAAAATTGAAGATGGGGACTTTTTATTTATTATTGATGCAATGTATTTAAATGTAAAGCCAGGTATTGTAACCTTCACTCCTATCATCAAATCTATTACACAGCATCTTCAAGCTTATTCACAGCACCAACCAAATTTAATTCACCTTCTAAAGACCTATGGAAAATCAGTTGAAGGATTTATTATTGGGATTGAAGTGGAGGAGATTGATTTCAATTTAGAACTGAGTAACACATTGCAAACTAGACTCCCTCATATATGTGAGGAAGTGTATCAATTTATTTATCAAAACATAAGGAGGGTTTAA